CTCCAGATAGTCATCAATCACCTTCAACCGAGCTGTCAGGGCCGCAGATTTCGTTTCTGGGAGGCAGGTTTGCAGCTGGGGAGAGGGCGAGAACGTCATCATTAATTAGAGGGTGACCCTGGGGCGATTCACAGGTCTGAACCCAGGAATCTTCCGAGCAAGTCTGCACAGCGCCGCCGCGCACGGCTCCCCTCCCGGCGACCGCGGGAGGCCGAGCGGGCCGAGAGCGGCAGGCGCGAGCCGGGGGGCCCCGAAGGGCGGCGGCATGAAAGGCGGGGAGCCAGttcgggggcccctgggtgcccctTCGCAGCCTGCGTGCCGGCTCTCCTCTGCTTTGCATTTGGGCACGGTCCCAGGACCGGGACCCAATGGAAAGTCCAGTGGTGGGCGCATGGCCGCCGGCcgtcccccgccctcccccccccatcaTTGCTCCGAACGCCCCGGGCTGAGAGCCGTGCAAACCGGGCGAGGACGAGCGTCGCGGCGCTCCCTCCCCTGCACCTAACCCCAAGCGTCGCCGGGCGGAACGCGCACAGCGGGAGGGGCCCCGGAGCCGCGCGGCCGCACCCGCTTCTCCGAGCGCGCAGGGTGGTCCGGCAGTGCCGGGTCCGGCCgcgaggggcaggggcaggctgaGGGGTCGGCCGGCGGAAGGggtggaaggggaaagggaaggccGCTCGCTGCGCGGGAACTCACGGGACGggcggcggcggggcggggggggggggtcccgggggacagggggacagggTCCCGCAGCAGTAGGACCTCCGAGGCCTGGAGTGGACGGCTCTGGGGAAGGCCTCAGGACCCACACACACCTGCGGGCATGGTGTCCTTCCGACACGGACACTGGCAGCCGCGCCTGGTTCTGGAACCCCGCCCCGGAGCCGGGTTCGAACCGGCGGGAGGCGGAGCAGAGAGCCAGTTACAGTGCGGTCGGGGCCGCGCGCCGCCGGCGGCGGGGCGGCGGTCTCCACCCGCGGCCGAGCCGGGCGCCGGGCTAATTTTAACTGTTGATTACATCTTAGTGCAGACTCACTCGTGTGTCCCTTCACATGTCTCATTTGTAATTGAGACTAATGATTACagtggggcaggaaggagcaggtgctcattaattaatttctaattaaaagtGCTTCCCCTCCTCGGTGACTAAGGAGAAACGGCATTCGTAGGGGCNNNNNNNNNNNNNNNNNNNNNNNNNNNNNNNNNNNNNNNNNNNNNNNNNNNNNNNNNNNNNNNNNNNNNNNNNNNNNNNNNNNNNNNNNNNNNNNNNNNNGGCCGCCGCGGCTCACTTTCCTACTCGGTTAGAAAAGTTTGCGGGGCGCGTGGATGAATTAACCCACTCTGCCGCTTCGCCCTCCCAGCGCCTAGGAGCCGGCGGCCCCGGAGCAGTGGCCGCGCCACGCCGGCCACCGCGCGCAGGACCCCACCGGCCCCGCCCGCCGGCCCCGCCATGTCCTACCCGCAGTTTGGATACCCCTATTCCTCCGCACCCCAGGTAAGGGGGCCCCGCGAGGGTGCGGGGAACGCGGCCAGACGCGCTGGCTGGCGTGCTGTCCGGAGACCCGGTGTCGCTTCCCAAAGAACAGAGCCGGTGCCACgcgctccctgcccccagccccggggAAGGCAAGGGCGCTGAAAGAATATGACGTGCGGGCCCCCTTTTCTCCCGCTTTCTTTGACTCTCACCGTCACCCCGGGGAGACTGGGCACAGGAGGGCATGCGCGGCCCTGGgaacacccccccacacacacacacacccggggTGAGTGTCAAAACTCCGGGGCCTGGTGGGGCTGGGACCCCAGTCGAGCAGGCCCGCGGCGGCAGGAGACGCGCGGCGCGGACGGCGCTCCGCCCGGGACAGTGGGGCAGGGTCCCCTGGGCGTCGCCCCGGTGAGCGGAGGCCCAGAGCCGCCGCCTCGGCCCGGGTGCCGGCGCTTCCTCGCGgcccctctctcccccagttcctgATGACCACCAACTCCCTGAGCACGTGCTGCGAGTCGGGGGGCCGCACGCTGGCCGACTCCGGGCCCACCGCCGCGGCCCAGGCGCCCGTCTACTGCCCGGTCTACGAGAGCCGGCTGCTGGCCACCGCGCGCCACGAGCTCAACTCGGCGGCGGCGCTCGGCGTGTACGGGGGCCCGTACGGCGGCTCCCAGGGCTACGGCAACTACGTGACCTATGGCTCCGAGGCGTCCGCCTTCTACTCGCTGGTAAGGGGAGGGGACTCTGAAACCGTCCTCCGCCACGCCACGCCCCTGCCCCGGATTTGCCCGACCCACCTCCCTGGGAGCCCAGGCGGGGCGCGAGTGCCCCGGACCCCACACTGCAGGGGGTGCTTCCTCAACTTTGCACCTCCTAGCCGGGTTCCTCTGAACACCGCCAGCTGCCAGGGTTGGAGTGCTGACCAGATTTCCAGTTCCGTACCCGCCCCATATCCCGCGCTCTCCCCTACTGAGCTCCCTATCCTCACTCCTCCCggtctcccccctcctctctcccagtcCCGCACCACTtagccctcccctcccttctccctcctctgccccctcctcgcCAACCCCCTTGCTCCCCCTATTTTTTTCGCCTCTTCCTTCCTGCGGGCCCCCTTCTTGGGtccccaccaccctcctcccttctgctgtcccccagcccccacctgtcttctcctcccctttctcccttcaaTCTCATTCTTCTATTACTCCCcgacctccccccgccccattctGCTGGTCCTTTCGCCCCATCTCGAGGCTCCTTTGCTCCCTGGGCCCAAGAGAGCCCGGAGATGGGGTGGCTTGTGAGGCTGTCCAGGGGTCTGTGCAAAGCGTGCAGGAGCCAGGTGGCCTGGGGGGGCAGCGGTTGAGCTGGGTCGCCTCCCGGAAGCTGCGACCCCAGGCGCCTGGGATCCTACAGAATGGCTTCGACTCCAAGGACGCGCCGGGATCTGCGCATGCGGGCCTCGCGCCTGCTGCGGCCGCCGCCTACTACCCCTACGAGCCGGCGCTGGGCCAGTACCCCTACGACAGGTGAGGGACCGGCGGCCGGAATCCCTCTTCACTGCCCCCGCCCGGGCCCCCGCCCTCCATCCAGTCTTCAGACTCCGCACGGCCCCTGGAAAGGTTGGGAGGTTAGGGGAGGGGCGTTCTTCGGGTCAGGTTTCCACTGACCTTGCGTTAGTCCGAACTCCGCCCCCTGAGCAAGGCTTGCCCTACAGGGATTAAAATGCATTCTCAgcctccccgcccctgctcctTTCGCTGTCTGAACCCCCAAAGCCCTCGCTGAGCAGTTTCTGGGGGACCATCGAGTCTCGCTTCCCGGGCTTCTGACGCCTCCCCCAACCCAAGAGCCCAGCCCATCTTTCTCTTTGGTGGGAACTAGAAGGGGGAGTCCAGTCTGCTCACCCAGAGATGCATGGCCCATCTTGGGGAGAGGAGGGTGACAGTTATAAATTTAACTGCAGAAAGTCCACATAGGCCATCTGGACAGACGCTTTCTCCCCATGGACGCTAATGACCATTCCTGCCACGGCTGTTACATAGTTGGGGTCACGCTTCTGTGATGTGCTTTCCTGGCGTGGGGGTCAAAAGGCTAGGAGAGGAGCCCGTAAAGGAACTCGAAGAAATAGATGTCCATGTAGAGTGACAGAGGCCTGGCCAGGCCTTGAGCCTGCCCTCCACTCTGGCTGAGAAGGAACCCAGGTTCCCTGTAAGTTTAACCAAATATAAACATCTCGGGCCACAAGAGGCACTACCTCTGGGCAGTGGCGAGGGACGAGAGCCCTGGGTTTGACCCGCGTCTTACCACCATAAACACAGTCCCACCACACGAGGGGGACTGAAAGCCTGCCTGGGCCTCGGCCAGCCGCCCGCCCCAAGACGCAGGGGTCTCGGCCCGAGTCCCATTGCCCAGCCTGTCTCCAGGTATGGGACCATGGACAGCGGCACGCGGCGGAAGAACGCCACGCGGGAGACCACCAGCACGCTCAAGGCCTGGCTGCAGGAGCACCGCAAGAACCCGTACCCCACCAAGGGCGAGAAGATCATGCTGGCCATCATCACCAAGATGACCCTCACGCAGGTCTCCACCTGGTTCGCCAACGCGCGCCGCCGCCTCAAGAAGGAGAACAAGATGACGTGGCCCCCGAGGAACAAATGCGCGGATGAGAAGCGACCCTACGCGGAGGgcgaggaggaagaagggggcgaagaggaggccagggaggagccCCTCAAGAGCTCCAAGAGTGAAGGTGGGTGGGAGGTTGGCTGGGGCACGGGGCCAGGGTCTCCCTGTGCCGCCTTCTTGGGTTCTGTGTAGGGCCTCTGAAGACATCGAACCTGGGGCAGTAAAAGCAAACTGCCAGGGCATGGGCAACAGATGAATGAGCTGGCCTATGGGGGCCTGTGGAGTAACTGGGAACAggctgaaagaaatccaaagtaacctttaaaaaaatagacacacccatcctcccctccccctgccccctgcccccttgaTTTGAGGAAGCCACTAGGCCTCTTTGTTACCACTTGGGAGTCTGGAGCAGGTGGGAGGTACAAAGAAAGGCTGTGGGTGCTTCTCCTCGCTCAGGGAGTCAGCCCGTAACCATAGGCGCAGAACTAGGAAGGAAGACTGAGGTCCAGATTAGCGCCCTCCTCTCTTCCTGCACTGGCCCCTCTTTCTATCCTGCGCAGAGTCTGTGGGCAAAGAGGAGAAGGACCTAGAGCTCACTGACTTGGAGGATTTCGACCCGCTGGAGGCGGAGCCCCCTGAGTGCGAGCTGAAGCCGCCCTTTCAGCCCCTGGACGGTCTGGAGCGCATCCCCGCCGCGCCTGACGGTCCAAGCGCCCCGGGAAAGGAGGCCTCGGGCACCCTCCGGATGCCCCTGGCCGCCGGTGGCACGGCCGCCCTGGACCAGGACCTGGAGAGGGCCAGAAGCTGCCTCCGGAGCGCGGCGGCTGGGCCGGAGCAGCAGCCGGGCGCCGGGGGCGGCTCGCAGGCGTGCGAGGCCAAGCTGGGCTTCGCGGCGACAGCGGGCCTGGAGGCCAAGCCGCGCATCTGGTCGCTGGCTCACACGGCTACCGCGGCCGCCACAGCCCTGAGCCAGACTGAGTTCCCCTCGTGCATGCTCAAGCGCCAAGGCTCCGCTGCCCCTGCGGCCACTGCCCTGGCTCCTGCGTCGTCCTCGCCTGCGGCGCCAGCCCCCACTGGTGCCCTGGACAGGCACCAGGACTCCCCAGTAACCAGTCTCAGAAACTGGGTGGATGGAGTCTTTCACGACCCTATCCTCAGGCACAGCACTTTGAACCAGGCCTGGGCCACCGCCAAGGGCGCCCTCCTGGACCCAGGACCGCTGGGACGCGCTCTGGGGGCAGGCGCCAACGTGCTGACGACGCCCCTGGCGCGCGCTTTCCCGCCCAGCGCCCCCCACGACGCCCCCGCCGCGGGCTCAGCCAAGGAGCTGCTGGCCGCGCCCAAGGCGGGGGGCAAGCCGTTCTGCGCCTAGCGGGCCCCGCCCCCGCGCGGAGGAGGAGCCCGGGCTCCGGCTGCCGGCCTGCGGTCGCCGACTCCTTTTCTACCGAGTTTCCAAAGCAGGACGAGAGCACGTCAGAGTTCAGGCCGCCGACCCCCCGTGGAGGGACGCGCTGACCGCGGCCCCTCCCGGCCACAGAGAGCCCCCGGAGCTGTGTCGCCAGGGCCACCGACCCCACCGGGACGTGCACTGGCTCAGGGCAGTCCCGAACTCCGCTCCGGGACCGGCCGGCTAGGGATGCTCTCGGAGCAGAAGGGGTCGCCCTGTAGCATAAAGTTTACGTCCCAAAGTTTACGCGGATCAGACATTTCAGTTCTGAGGCTTTGTGTTGCTGCCCCTCCGGGGTTTGAGGCCTGCGGTGCTCCCTCCGCTGGTGCTCCCTCCGAAGGCCCCTCAGCCTGCTCGCCCTCTGACTTGTGCTCAGCGCGTCTTCCACCAACAGCACCTTCCACCTTGTTTACACGGTTGCACACTCGTAACGATAAAATTACGTTTTTTACATGTATGTTCGCACCGATACTTGCCTGCTTCAGAGGCTGATGTAACAAAACCAATAAACCGAGTGATGGTGTTTGCATTGCAAAATGAACACGTTTCacacggggggcgggggaagggaggtCTTGCCGGAGGAGGGCGctaacccctccccccccccggaCGGGTGGGCGGGGTTGTCGGCCCCTCCCGCAGAGCCCCGGAAGGTTGGTGCACTTCCAGGATCTTCGGAGTCTGTGAGAGAAGCGGATGAGCGGCTCTAAACTTTAAAGGCTCCCCCTTGACCGCACTCCACAGTTTTGAAAAAATAGAGAACTTTCCCTTGCAAGATTAGAATAACTTTTAAACNNNNNNNNNNNNNNNNNNNNNNNNNNNNNNNNNNNNNNNNNNNNNNNNNNNNNNNNNNNNNNNNNNNNNNNNNNNNNNNNNNNNNNNNNNNNNNNNNNNNACCCCGGAGCGCTGGACCCCGGCCCCCGAGCGACCGGCCCCGGAACCCCAGCCCAGGCGAGAAGGGGGCGGTCCCGGACCCCGGGTGGCCGAGCGGGCGCCGAGCCCCAGGCCTGTCCCGGCCGCGCGGTAATTGGATTGTATCCGCCCGCGCGCTGTCACCGTATTGACTTTCGCTCTCTTGGATGATATTATCGAGACTCGGAAGCTCGCGGCTGATGCGCCTGTCAAAAGGCTGCGGCGGGAGCCCCCGGCCTGGCGAGCGAGCATCAGCCAAGATAATTTgaagtgaaattttcattttgacaGTAAACCCCTCAATTTCTAAAGGCTCCGCGCTCCGAGAGCTCGCTGGCAGGGGGAGGCTTTGCAGAAAGCCCACGTCTTAGACTGAAAAGGGCAAAAGAACTCGAATTAGTTGTAATAGATAAAAGGGCAAAAATAAAGAGTCAAGGGTACTTGACAGTAATAGCGAAAGTGGAGTCTCGGGGGAGACGCGTCGCGGCCGCGGCTGGGGCGCCAGGAATATTAATGCGGCCGAGGGCTGCTGCCCCTGCGCCCCCAACCCAGCCCCAGACAAAGCCAGACATTTTCAGCAAAAATGAGGCTTCGCTGACGCAGGCGGCGCGGCGGGCAGGATAGGGGCTGTGGGGGCCGCGGCCCGGGCCCCTAGTGCGGGGGCGGGGAGATGCGCCTGGGTCTGGACCCCCGCCCACCTCTGCCAGCCCAGGGCCCAGAGGGCTCCGCCGCTGACCACTCCTGTTGCCCTGGAGACCTCACACTCTGGAAAGGGTCTGTGGGGCACAAAGCCCGTCTTGTCCTCGAACCTCGAGGTCAGAATCCCACATTGCAGGAGCCCCCAGATCTTGGTGATGCTGAGAGagatttatttcattcatctgcAAAATTGTGTGAAATAAAGACATCAGGGGGTCAAGGGACTGTCCCCAGGAGCTGTCACTTAGACCTCCCCCTTACCTTTGGGGGGAGGACTCTGGAAGGCTGGCTGGCATCCTCACCCACCCTCTGGCCTGTGCGCTCCCAGGGGGTCAGGAGGGAGATCCCCTCAGTAGGCAGGGGGCGGGGACAGGATGCCCTCAAGGAGTGGGGAGTGGAGAGTCAGGACCTGGGGCCCGGATTCTAGGAGTCGGTGCTGGCGGAAAGGTCGAGGTTGGGGGACGGGGCCGCACTTCCCTCCCCGGGAAGCTGTCAGGGAAGGAGCGCTGGGGACCGTGTGCTCAGCCATTCAGGCGTGGCCAATTCAAACACACCGAGGAAGGGATGCTAAATTAACGGCGCTCTTTACATAGAGCCCAAATAAAACTGTAATCAGCGGCGCGTTACTTTTCATTAAGCGAGTCTGACAGCAGCATATCCAGACCCGACAGGGAAAGGGGTGCGGGAAATATACGGCTCACGGCCCGCCTAGTCTCAGAGAATTCCTTAAGCTCCATTAACAACTCTTAGCCGCAGGAAATGGGCTCCCAGAAAACGTCTCCAAATCTAAAAGCTTTATCGACCCTCAAACCGCCGCTGAtgcctccatctctttcttttttcttcctccccccccccgttttttttaacttaagggAAACATGTCCAGCAAGGTAATAGAGTTTGACACGACACCTTCTTAactagagagagaggcagggacaccAGCCCGTAAATGATATTGAAAAGGCAACCAATTAAGATTTAAAGTGGTGACCTCCTGAGAATGTGCCTGATTGGTGCCACCACCCTTCCCTGGGTGCGCCCGCCCGCCCCgcctcactctccctccctcttctgtccTACCCCCGCTGGGGGCTCCCCGCTCCCTCCGTTCTCTGtctgcatctctctccctccctccctccctccctctctctctctccctccctccctccctccctccctctctctctctctctctctctctctctctccctccctccctccctccctctctctctctctctctctctccttccctccctccctctctctctctctcattctctctctctccttccctccctccctctctctctctctcattctctctccttccctccctccctccctccctccctctctNNNNNNNNNNNNNNNNNNNNNNNNNNNNNNNNNNNNNNNNNNNNNNNNNNNNNNNNNNNNNNNNNNNNNNNNNNNNNNNNNNNNNNNNNNNNNNNNNNNNctccctccctccctccctctctctctccctccctccctccctccctcccacagagaCCTTTCCGTGCTCCAGGCCTTCAGTGGAAGGATGCTTGGGGCCTCCTGTCCCCTAAGGCAGATAACAGCGGATTAAGGGAAACTGAGCCTGGCTACCCCAGCAGACACCTAGCTGGCCACGTGGTGCCCCCAGGGCCCAGACGAGGCCTCTCCAGTGGGGGGCCGGCGCCCCGGCTGCAGGCCCATGAGGTCAGCCGTGCTCCCAGCCGGCAGGCCTTCCGGTGCAGGGTCAGCCCAGCTTGGGGGGGGGCCCCCGCAGTCAGCTGCCAGGACCCTGCCTCCTTCCAGCGGGGACCATTGAGGCAGGGGGAGTCCACGCCCCTCTGCACTCTTGCCCAGGGGGCGGGGAagctgctgtcccctccctcatGGTGACAGAGACACCACATGGGTCCCATTGGCGGCACTAAGCTGAAGAATCTGGAAAGCCCCTCAGCCAGGATCACATTGTGGGAAGGCAGTGAAGCCCAGGGAAAGAAACACCGTGACCTTTCCATCTGACCCTGTCTCGGGCCCTGTTGGAAGCCACTGGAAGAGTGGGgccctggagggagaggagggtggggaagggggcctgcagggaggaggggagtggaggggggcaggggggggaaCTACGGTCCAGCACGTCCAGCGTCAGCTTCGTGAACTGAAGGGACTGGCCAGGCCCCTGCGCGATGGGTGAGCCCTGAGCAGGCAGCGCCCCCACTTTGCTGTTGGGGTGCAGTGGGCAGACACCGCCTggaaggtcctggggcagggctgTAAGAGGCTAGGCACACATCTCACCAGCCAGGGGGTCTTcccgggccccctcccccagggcttgCTGCCACTTCCGAGGAGGTCTAAACAGGAAGGCGTTCAGGAGCCAGAAGCGCCCCCCCATAAGAGCCTTGATGAACGGAGCCCCCAAGCACCCAAAACAGGAATTAGAGCGAGAAGGGGCTTTTCCAAGCTTGGCACGAACGCTGGCCTCATGGGGTGGCTGAAGCCGCTCTTCCCGGCAACCCCACCGTGAGTCTGAGTCCCTTACAGGGATGTGGTCGTCCTGGGGAGGAGCCCCAGCAAAGGAGCTGAATGCCTGCAGGACCACCGGTCCCCACTTCCGTTGTGGATGCAGACCGGACTGAGCAGGGTCCCGGTGTGGTTTAGGGTGCAGTGGGTgcgggcaggtgggaggggctgtTCACCAAAGTCTCTCAGGCTCACCTGACATGGGTGGCCAAGGATGGAAGGAAAATATCCAATAATCCACCAGGTCACAGGCAGCAGGGACAAACCCCAGGACAAAGGACATGTGGTTTTCAGGTGACACTTTGACATTTGCTAATGACCTATCTGGATGCAGCAGGGAAGAATTTTGTGTGAGGAAGACCCAGAGAGAAGCTCATAAAATTGGGGGCCTTCCTGGGAATAGCAGGGCCCCGATGGCGCGTGTGAGCACGCGGAGGCACGGGGCAGGAGAAGAGCACAGTAGGCGGTCACGTGCCTGCCTCGCTTTGACTGACTCCCACCTCTCAGGGCACCATGGCTGGACCAAGGGCGCCTGCCCTGGGTGAGGCTGCTCCACGGGAAATGCCTGGTAACGCCTGGAGTACTTACAGCTGGGTACAGTTGTGGtctccccagggcaggggcagggcggggagagggagggtccCAGCGCCTTTGGCTGAAGAGCTGTCACTGAGAGAGCTTGCCCAGAAGGAGGTGAGCAAGGCCCTGCACCTCGAGAGGGCCGGGGGAGGCACTGAAGGAGAGACCTCAGAGtcgctggaggaggaggaggacggtgGGGTCGTGGAGccgaggggcagggggagaaagcagaggagcAGGACAGGCAGCCCCCGGCCCCCGGAGCCCTGATCCTGCACACCAGCGGGCAATGCAGGGGGCAAGCGATGGCTGACCGGCCCCACTGGTCACAGGACCGccctcccaggccccagcctGAGCCCAAAGTGCACCCCCCAGGGTGACCTGGACCTGGGGAGCGTGTCCCTGCCCCGCGGAGACTGCCCCCGGCGCTCACAGCAGCCTCCCCACCACACAAGTGACGCCCATGCACAATCAGCTCGCAAATGGGACCTTAATTAATGAATTTGATGATAGAGATTCTCCTTTCATGGAACATTAGCCCAAGTTCAAGATAATCAGCCTGAACACAAACTCCAGCTTTGCAACAACACTGGCCTGGGGCGGGAGCATAATTTATGCCCGGCAAGTGGGTGGGCAAACAGCTTCCGTGTGGGGCTCACCTCCAGGCCCAGGACCCTCCGGGAGCCGGGGACAGGCCCTTCTGTGGcacagtgcacacacatgctGTCGTGGGCACCTCCCAGGGTCATCTGGGTCCACCGCAGGCGGCCCTGGGTTCAGCCCTGCTTCCGTTGGTCTGCGGGAATGTGGTGACGCCCCCATCTGTGCTGAGAACAGGGTGAGGGCTTCCCAAGGTGGCCCTGTCTCGAGGACAGCGGCCTGACGGGAGGCGGAGCATTGAGGCCGGGAGAACACCAGGATTCAGGGGCCGTAGCTCCCCTTCCCACCTGGCACTTAGTGGTGAAAACTAGTCACATGCGTGATTGTGGTTACCTGTGTGGAGGGAAGGGTGGCCCCCCGCTCTCCCCTTCCGTCCCTGCCCCAGGAGAGCCTGCCTCTCTGTGCAGCCCCCTGCCTCGCCTGGGTGGGGAGCTgga
This region of Suricata suricatta isolate VVHF042 chromosome 6, meerkat_22Aug2017_6uvM2_HiC, whole genome shotgun sequence genomic DNA includes:
- the IRX4 gene encoding iroquois-class homeodomain protein IRX-4 isoform X1, yielding MSYPQFGYPYSSAPQFLMTTNSLSTCCESGGRTLADSGPTAAAQAPVYCPVYESRLLATARHELNSAAALGVYGGPYGGSQGYGNYVTYGSEASAFYSLNGFDSKDAPGSAHAGLAPAAAAAYYPYEPALGQYPYDRYGTMDSGTRRKNATRETTSTLKAWLQEHRKNPYPTKGEKIMLAIITKMTLTQVSTWFANARRRLKKENKMTWPPRNKCADEKRPYAEGEEEEGGEEEAREEPLKSSKSEESVGKEEKDLELTDLEDFDPLEAEPPECELKPPFQPLDGLERIPAAPDGPSAPGKEASGTLRMPLAAGGTAALDQDLERARSCLRSAAAGPEQQPGAGGGSQACEAKLGFAATAGLEAKPRIWSLAHTATAAATALSQTEFPSCMLKRQGSAAPAATALAPASSSPAAPAPTGALDRHQDSPVTSLRNWVDGVFHDPILRHSTLNQAWATAKGALLDPGPLGRALGAGANVLTTPLARAFPPSAPHDAPAAGSAKELLAAPKAGGKPFCA
- the IRX4 gene encoding iroquois-class homeodomain protein IRX-4 isoform X2; this encodes MSYPQFGYPYSSAPQFLMTTNSLSTCCESGGRTLADSGPTAAAQAPVYCPVYESRLLATARHELNSAAALGVYGGPYGGSQGYGNYVTYGSEASAFYSLDAPGSAHAGLAPAAAAAYYPYEPALGQYPYDRYGTMDSGTRRKNATRETTSTLKAWLQEHRKNPYPTKGEKIMLAIITKMTLTQVSTWFANARRRLKKENKMTWPPRNKCADEKRPYAEGEEEEGGEEEAREEPLKSSKSEESVGKEEKDLELTDLEDFDPLEAEPPECELKPPFQPLDGLERIPAAPDGPSAPGKEASGTLRMPLAAGGTAALDQDLERARSCLRSAAAGPEQQPGAGGGSQACEAKLGFAATAGLEAKPRIWSLAHTATAAATALSQTEFPSCMLKRQGSAAPAATALAPASSSPAAPAPTGALDRHQDSPVTSLRNWVDGVFHDPILRHSTLNQAWATAKGALLDPGPLGRALGAGANVLTTPLARAFPPSAPHDAPAAGSAKELLAAPKAGGKPFCA